The sequence GAgatgaacacaaaaaaaatccacccaAAATTggaataaaattacaaaataaggCAACAGAATTATATAATACATCTTAGTTCATTTGCTCAATTCACCTATAATATTTCACAGTTTCAAACTTTTCTGGCATCATGTTGAAACGATTAAGTGGTAGAAtttgaaaacagtgaaaataagagaaaaaacagGATTACATAATTAGGTATGCAACAAACTGAGATACTCCAAACTGAACTCATgctcaaagaaagaaagaaaagaaaaagaaattctgcacaaaatgctgactttaagtaattttatcacatttaaattttgtaattttgttacattttacgATGTAAAATGTTCCATTTAATGGGATCTGGTCGAATGTCAATGTACTTGACTGGTATATGTTCATTTTATACCAAGTTTATTTCAGTTTATTCCTTAAGAATTAATTattgcaataaataaacatctttCATCACTGCTTCATGTTTAATGAGGGTGAAAAATAGAAGGCTCAACATGTAAACTGGAGAGAAAACctcaatgtaaatataaataaaaactaagagAGTTATATGTTTTTACCAAAAACATGgtcttgctaaaaaaaaaattttaaaaatccataACATGAAGTTGGATGTCTGTGCAACGTTATATGACTACAACTTTTGAGGCTCTACAGTAAAACTGTCTTAGCTTCTTTCATAGCAGTACCTGGAAAATAGTTGAAGAGAAAGAATCCGCTAAACAGAGAGCAAATTATACCTGACATAAAGTTTTCCTTCATTCTCCATTTTGTACTTCACCACATTCTCCACTACATATTGATGCTTTCCCTCATGGATCTTGTGTGCAATCAGCACACCGCCCTTAACCAGAGAatcctaaaatgtacaaaaagaacacaaactttaACTTTTCTCAACAAAGACAATCATGCCAGGATTATCTTTTAAGTGTATCTCACTACATGTTGTACTTATTGTTAGGGGACAGTTAAGCGTTGTCACCTACCTTCATGTCCATGGTGGCACCAATGTCCGCTCTAGATAGCGTTATACCACTGACTGAAACAGACTCCGGTGAAAGTGGCAGTTTATAAGTCTTCCAGTGTGTCTGTGCTTCAACTTATTATAGAACAAAAAGGGGAACTGTGAGTGAGAAAACACTGACACTGTCGTGGATGGGGAACTGCTGTCAAAAAAGGAAGTAAGAGAAGATTAGAACATTTTTGATGAAAAGTGGACACAGTATATGGTTTGTTTGAAAGCAGAACTTGTGAAGCATGTGGAAGAAGAAGGTTATGATTTAACTGTAAAATATCTTTTCAATAGCAACAAATACAGTGCTTTGATAAGTCACACACTTCCCCTTTTCAAAACTGATAGAGACTAAAATATTATCACATAGTATTACTATATAATATTACTCATATAacatccctttttttctttcactgcgTTTAAACTTCCTTAAAAACACCAATAATAAGGATTAAAAAATTAGCATGAAAACCTGAAAAGCTTCAAATATAAATCCCAACAGTCAGATTTACAGTGTATCACAGATCACATGTAagctgttggaaaaaaaaatctcttcccCTGTGACAGTTATGATGGAAATATATAATGTAACTAAATATCAGTTCATTTTTACCCGTGTCTGCCGGTACATTAGAAAAAACACAGTACCAGATTGTGAACGTCTAATGCAAGTAAAATTCCTCCATTCAAAACCGTAAGTACAACGTTCACTATTAATTTAAcgcttaaaaagtaaaaagatgcCACTTCTTAATTTGTACATTTCACTGCTTTAAACAGAGACGCTACCAACGGGGGGCCGGGGGGCCCTGGCCAACCCCCTGGCAAAACTGTCctaataatgtaaaaatgttgcaGAAAAGTTGGTGCCAATCCCTGGACAGATCGCTGGTGCATCTCAGGGACAACACAGAGACAGGCAACATGATCGAatgcttatttttctttcctgaaCAAGTTTGCTCTTAAAGTTAACTCCACTCTGAGAAAGTGAATCTTAAGCTGCTTCTGCTGACAATCATTAAAGTGATGGTTGGGACTTCCAGTCAATTAAAACAGATTAACATGGATTTCCAAATGTTTTTTGATTTTCATATGTACCTATTTTATGTCACATCAACTTTAATAGCGGGAAATTAACCAGGCATACAACTCCCAAAAagtggattctgttcatctggacttttttcagtgggagaaacattatgtcactcatccaagtaacttcttcagtctcataTAGGGCATGTTTTTCAAGTAACCTATATTTGATGACAGCATATTAAAACTGGAAATTCAGTTTTTGGTGTGCCCCCCCCCATATTTTTAGTGGCCCCTATAAGGCCACCCCTATGAAAAAATTCTGGATGCACCCCTTGCTGTACAGTACATATTTCATATTCTTGCTCAAAAAAGGTCAACCTATCATGAGTTcagaaaaacaatttttcttAAGTTTATTTTAAGAAGGAAATTTTGGTGATGCCTCCATGCTACCAGCAGCCATGGCTACCCAACTGAGAGAGATGGATTTAAAGCAGGGTTGTCATTTTAATACACATTTAATTACTAtcttattataaaaaaaaagaagtcagcaCAAATCTCTGAGCTTATAATGTATATACATGTTTATAATTTGACCTCCACACAGTGTATTGCTTATCATTATTTGTGTTGAATTACAGTGTTTTAGCCCACTTTAATGACATGAAACGTGATATAGTGTCGCAACAAAAACGTTGGGATGTtccgcctcgggagtgagaacaaGCTCAGTGTCCTCACAATTTTTGTCCTCAGCACCACCTAGTGGAGGACACCATGATTTAttagagaagagaagagagggtTTCTGGATATTTACTTTACAGCATTGAATGCTGAACTCCTATTTAAAGTAATTTTGAAATTTTCCACAAGAGCCTGTTTATGTGGATCATTGTTTGAtttattatttgaataaatcataaagctgtttttcattcttttaacactgcacatcatcaCCAAATGGATGAAAGAAAGTATTAACAATTGATATGAACTCATTTTAAATGATGGTTTTAGAAtatttaatagatttttttttatccctctTTGGATCTTGATGTTATTGATAAATGGCAGTTTGCTTGTCTTTCCTTTTGCCTTCTAGAGACCCAATAACAAAACCAATGTTGTTTTTGAATCTAATTATCCAGTCACACATGTGTGATGTGTCTGTAAGAgttagttttcttttctctctttttttcttttttttgggcatttttttgtttttatttttatttatttatttgatttgccTGTCCcttttggatctttagccatcagaattgttgtctgaaggccaagaaagatgccaagcgaatttactttaccaattggatcatcatggccttgccatattggtccatttaattatgtatttaattataattatctatttatttgctttgattttcggttgttacagacgggacagacatgactgggggataggacagggagaaagaatgaaagaaagagagggagagaaagaaaaatagaggggagaagagacggtgagaaaggggggaagaaaaaaaagaaaaaacaaatacaacaccTGGATCAACTgtataagaaaaaacagaagagaaaacaaaccaaaaagagtaacataataaatacaacaccatcacaataaactagctaacagtagataacagtagatactaaatactaaatgttattgtgcagtacacaagatcgacagcgcacaatgtgctttgaggtagcacccaagaaaggtgtagtttgtgtctgtgaacacccgtgtgcacacctgtgtggatcagcacgcttctattcagaactgaagaagcttctcggatgagaggtgaaacgtcttcaaacaacttaaagaagtccagacgcttttctttgcaagctcctttgacttctattcaaaaggtttctccatgtaacgatctgctagggagtgtggggagccatagccccgtgccccagggcatgaagcaggtattgaggagatccaggccccagacatccagaggccccagagtacgaggacccaaggaggaccaccacaGGGGCAactgtgccaccctcctgggaagagctgaggagagccccaaacgagaggtcacccagcagccgcggagcagaggccagagggggttgctgtgacgtgcccgcgggctcttcCGGCAGCCatctgtgccagagaggaccaggcctcaggcccagaggccagaggcttgagggcaccccaccccccggaaggggcccagccgggccacaggcacCAGGtcccgccaatcggccaccaggagtgagttAGTATTTTCTAACTGGTTGATTTCATTGTGCGGATGGGAGTAAATATATATTACTGTCTGTAAGCGACTGTGTGAACATTGCTTTATTGTAAAGATGAAGGTCACCTGGACCCAAACCTAGTAATTCAACAAAAATAATGGTCAGTGAGACAGTTTGTGACAAGAAGGTCATGGCGGCTCATTGTgcagactgtcctgtaattatgaAACAGAATGttttgttaattcacagaaaatgtccttctttttgtcttcatttattgtttttctccaaagaaaaaaaaaaaaccccacacaaacAAATTTCCTTAGGCAGTgaaaaaagaattttttttctcatttagttatttatctgttacttaattactttagtGCTGTATAAATAGCCTTGGGGGAGGTCTTCATCAATAAGACAGTCTGTAAAACTCATGAAAATGTATACCCTCCTTCACTTATTATTAGTCTTTGTTGGGACAATTCTGGCCCCTGGGCTTTATGTTTGACACACCTGTTTTAAAGCCTCCAGAGAATATCAGCGCTGTCCACAGCTAGAAGCCtgtaaaaactttctttttcacataacTGTATGACTGCAAACATATCTGTTATGCAGGGACTTTGATGCTTTGCTGCTATGATGAGTTGTTACTAAATTTATACAAgggcgcacacacaaacaagcaaccACACATTCTGCAGTTATTTCCAGCGTGCCCTGTGGAGCCACTGACATCCAGCTAAATCCGTAGATGTTCAGGTGGATTGAATTACATGAGAAGCCCACTCCACTGTTGCAACATTGGTAACAGCGGCACACGGTGGACCCTCAATCCAGTGTACTGGCCAGTTTTTCACCATCTCAGAAGCCAAAATAAGCTGATGAATAAATCCAAACAGGTACTGTGACATACTAAACATACAATGAGAAATTGTGCATGaaagtgtgtgtctgcctcCTGAGAAGTTTTTTAAAACTCTACCTGGGAGAGTTTTAAAGACTCTTACAGTATTGATAAGTATGTAGCATTTTATCTGCTTAAATCTTGgcaagaaaacaagacagcttAAGTCTGTATTTGCATGTACGAGTGAACTTTGACAAACTGTGTTGTTTGAAGTTTCCTAAATTGCTTTTCAGAAACTCATACCAACTTTCTCGGTGttgtctttaataaaatcagcaATATAAGAGTTGTACTGTTTGACATCattactgtatgtgtgtttcagaTGGTGATACACGATGTGTTAATAATAGGAAGTGGCCCTCATGCCCTAACCCTGGCTAGCTTGCTATGTAGCAATGACTGGGACCCAAAATCAGATGTTAGACATGACTCGCTgttctccacctccaccaccaagTCTCAGCCAAGCACAGAAACATCCAGCAACAAGCCCAATACTAGCaagatgaagaggaagaagagggtaACAGATGGTATGGTGTGCTTATCTTTACTTTCTCAAAACTGGGAAGATGTTAGGATTGTTACTGAGAATCTGAGTGTTCACAGGGAAACATTTTCAGGCAATTAACCAAACCGTCCAGGCAAAATGAACTGAAGACAGATTGTTTGAACCGTTTTAAGCAGAAATACCAGACGTAATGTAGATCTGTTTATAAAGGGtttgcactttattttaaaaagcagagaaTATTATTGGGCTGTTGGTCAGACAAAACAAGTAGATTGAAGAACATGAGTGATGAGAAACTGGGAGTTTTTCATagttttgtaatattttgttAACTAAACTACAAATGATAAAAATCGAAAGTATcttattacaaaaaaataaaattcaagtaTCCACACAAACTGAACCAgataattttgattttttttagtcaTTTAGACTTTTTCTGGATAGTTTTTAAattgactgtttaaaaaaaaaaagccggcTTTTGTAATTCGCCAATTTTTCAGACATAACTGAGTTTTATGTGAACATGATAATGAGACTGAAGACGCACTTATTTTGATATCCACTGATGCTGTAAATAAGAATGAACAGTtctctctgttctctttgtTGACAAATTAAATATTCTGCAGGCCAGGCGATGGAGGTGCAACATGCAAAGTTAACCACATCGGAGAGGACAGTTTGTTCCCCACTCAGTCTCAGAGTGGTGGACACCTATGGAGAGTGGACTGCTCTGTGGGAGAGCCAGTTCACAGCTCTGAACATCCCTCATCTGCGCTCACACTCGCTGGTGCACACAGACCCTCTTAATAAGGTAGAAGCACAATCGACTTCCCCTACTGTGGAAATGAGGTACGAATAAGAACGGTGTTAACGTGTGAATATTTGTCCTGACAGAAAGCGCTGCAGGAATTTGCTTTAAGGTGCGAGCGCTCGGCAGAGCTTCATAGCCTCCCAGAGCAGGTTTATATTCTGGATGAAAATGCGTTCTTTAACGACATGAGGCTCGGCAAGAAAGAGAGGAAACGTCTAAACATCAGCTCTGGGCTAAAGAAGAGTTTGTCCTTCAGTCTGCCAGGAACAAAACTAAGTGTGGATTTCTTCAAGGAGCAGGTGAGAGCAGCTGTGCGTGTAAATAGCATGTGTGCTTGTCTTGTTTGAAGTTACACTGCATTGATTGGTACACTTTGTAAGCTTTGATTGCTGCTCTTTTAACACCACATTTGTGTTACTGAATAAGAGAAGTTTGCATGCAAAACAGAATATAAACTTTGAAACTTTGAATCCTAAAATGAGACATTTCTTTTAGACAATGTGATTTCTTCTCTACCTGTTGCTGTTGGGGGAGCATCAAAGTTTGGAACAGAGCTGTGCTTtaggattttattttgtttttagattCAGCTTGTTCAAACAGTGGGATTTCTTGTcagcttttattattttgaagatgtctagttttagtttagtttttattagctTCATAGTTaagtctttttaatttttaatgtatGGAGGACATATGCCAGAGGCAACATTTAAGAATGTAAGAAAACcagcaagctttttttttttttttgttaatttatgttgtaatttatgttaggtcagtctgtcttgtctctgctagccagctaactaggcctcttagttagctagtttagtgttttctgttaatttatgttgtaaatttatgttgcatgtagcaccttggttcctggaggaacaTTGTTTCGTCTCACTGTGTActgttaaactgtatatggttgaaatgacaataaagccaacttgacttgacttgaagcTAATACAATAAGAACATCAATATTTGAAAACAACTGACTCGTGGTCTTATAGACATCCATCAAAGACTCATCAAACCTTATTCTTATAATTTAAGAAATAACCCAACTAATTTTATATcctccatattttattttagttggtTTTACAACTTCACAAAATTAGTTTAGTTAGTTTCaatgttaaatttgtttttaacagttgtagtttttatcttttattttggtcaactcaaatatttttttcacacctaCTTTTAGGTTTGAGTTTAGttcactattaaaaaaaactttgcaatAATGTAACTAATGTTGGATGACATCTTGTGCTGCTTCGAGAAACTCACCAAAACACCAACGGCAACAATAAATTGCTAATTGCTACCACTTATCCTACCAAATTTAAGCAGCATGAGCACCAAAATTTGAGAATTGCTGTTTCCTTAGCTATTTCAGTTAAAACACAGGTGGAGAGATACAAGTTGGACAAAGTGCTGCTGAAGGGAACAGTGGAGCACATCACCCCTGTGAAGGAAGACGAGACAGAGATGAAAGACGAGAACTTGAAACAGGAGGAGGAAAATCAGAGTGACGTCTTCAAGGTGTCTGATGCAAAGAGAAATGGGGCGGGGAAGCCAGCTAAATATTTTCAAGTCCAACTTGAAGATGGCACCATCCTAAGAGCCTACCAGGTCGTCATGGCAACAGGTCCAACCCGTGCCCAGATGGCAAACATCCCATCGTGGGTGAAAAGCATTGGTGAAAGCTACCCAGAGGAGCGTTTACTGCATACAGTTCATCTCATGCATCATCTGCCGAATTCTAAGCAAAAACCTCGAGAAACAAATTGTGTGAGAGACAAAGATACTTTCGCTCCTCAAGGTATGTGAGATTTCTTTTAGAAATAATTTGATTACATAAACATTAAAGCTTTAGTGACCCAGTATCATAAAGTAAAACTCCGCTTTGTGAGTTGTTTGCACGTTTCCTAGAATGTTATAACCTTTGCTTTCTGATAAATGTCTTTGCTTCTGCAGACTTCGTTGGCCATTTGGCACCTATCCTCACACCTGCTCCTCCCTGTGCAAAtactgtgtgcttgtgtgtttctgtcattGTATGTAGTCTGTGAGCCCGGCCAGAGAGTAATGGTCATTGGTGGAGGTCTGACCAGCGCTCACGTCATCTCAGTTGCACTGCAACAAGGTGCCAGCCATGTGACATGGGTTATGAGAAAACACCTCCAGGTTTAGAGACTGTAAAACGGCACATGAACCAAAAATTTATAATAATTCTGTCCAACTCGAGTACACATTTTAGCTCGTGTTGTTTTCTTCCACAGCTGAAACAGTTTGACGTGGGTGACGTTGAGAGTTTGGTGGGTCGTTACTCTCATGTGGAGCACGGCATCAAGATGGATGGCCAAGCCTACCTACGGCAGTTCTACAATGAGAGGAGTCTCCACAAACGCCTTGCAATGATTCATCAGGCAAGGAAGGGAGGGGCCGTCACCCCGGAGGCCTACATCCATCTGCAGCCATTCATAGTGAACGGACAGGTGGATGTGAAGACGTACTGTCAGGTTTGTATTCAGTGTAGAAGGTCCCAAGAGTAAAATGAGATATGACCCACCAAGTAATGACAAACTTCCGAGTTCTACTACCTTTCCAGCATCCTAATGTGGACAAGTCACCCATGTTGGAGTTGCACAATGCAGTTACCTCACTGGCTTGACAGTGTGATAACTGCATTGTGTGCATTGTATGTCAAATAAGGCCTATAATGAACAGGGAGATAAAGAATCTCACACCGTCTAGGTGAGTGAAGCCAGCTGGTGCTACAGAAACCAGGTCTGGAGCCTTTCCCTCACCACCGGGGAGCACTGGACTGGAGATAAGATTTGGATTGCCACTGGCTGCAAACTTGATGTGAAACAGGACCCATTACTTTCTGAAGTGATGAAGGAATTCCCAATTCAGGTGTGTTATGTAGAGAAATGTGTAGTGTTTGTGCATGTACAACACAGAAGTGTATTGTACATGCACAAAGGTTTTGGAAATTACTTGGATGATGAggaatttttttatgttttcatgtaGTTTTTTTCTGCAATCAGTCTcaggatataaaaataaattattgatgacatgtgttttgtgttctttaggTGATAGACGGATGGCCGTGCATAACGGAAAGCTTACAGTGGACAGAAGAATGCCCACTCTACCTGATGGGGCAGTACGCAGCTCTTCAGGTAAGTTTTACAAATTGTATTTgtagtgatgttttttttttagttatattACAGGCTGGCCGTGCCTTTCCCCCCAATTTCTCACATAGGTTGGACCTCATGCAGTAAACCTCGCTGGAGGACAGGCTGCCAGCATGAGGATTGCCAAGGACATTATAGGCCGTCATCAGCAGAAGGGTGGGCAGGCTGTTGAACTAAGtggacaaaaaccaaaaactgaagaatacATTCAACAGATGCGAGGTCTGTTTTGGCTGTAAAATGACCACTTAGCCTGAGAAAGTCAAAAATAGCTGCTAGCCATTGCTCAAAAATAGAAGTCATCTCTTCCTGTTTATCTTGGTCAAGGTGTACTTGGAGAATAATAAatgtggatgactgaatataTGATCAAGTTTGGGAACTTCAACAAATGTGGTTTTAATAAAACGTTGATTTTTATGGGTACTTTATTTATGGGCTGTCAGACATACAGTCCTGATGTTGAACTGCATAAACAGGGTCTCTCGCAGCACGCCATCACTACTGAGATGGGGCGCAGTAAGATAgtcatttggaatttcttaaatgatcctgaggATCATGGAACAAAAACGTCAAGTGGAAGACCTAAAAAATTTCACCAGCACTGAGTGAAAaaattgttgtttatttgtttaataaattttGATCAACAAACTTTCCTTGTCTAATCATGCCCCACGGTGTGGTCTTTCTTTacttgtgacttcttgatgttgaTAAATACAGTaagtggaaaaaatatatataatatacataataATGTTCAA comes from Astatotilapia calliptera chromosome 1, fAstCal1.2, whole genome shotgun sequence and encodes:
- the LOC113019080 gene encoding uncharacterized protein LOC113019080, with the protein product MNKSKQMVIHDVLIIGSGPHALTLASLLCSNDWDPKSDVRHDSLFSTSTTKSQPSTETSSNKPNTSKMKRKKRVTDGQAMEVQHAKLTTSERTVCSPLSLRVVDTYGEWTALWESQFTALNIPHLRSHSLVHTDPLNKKALQEFALRCERSAELHSLPEQVYILDENAFFNDMRLGKKERKRLNISSGLKKSLSFSLPGTKLSVDFFKEQVERYKLDKVLLKGTVEHITPVKEDETEMKDENLKQEEENQSDVFKVSDAKRNGAGKPAKYFQVQLEDGTILRAYQVVMATGPTRAQMANIPSWVKSIGESYPEERLLHTVHLMHHLPNSKQKPRETNCVRDKDTFAPQVCEPGQRVMVIGGGLTSAHVISVALQQGASHVTWVMRKHLQLKQFDVGDVESLVGRYSHVEHGIKMDGQAYLRQFYNERSLHKRLAMIHQARKGGAVTPEAYIHLQPFIVNGQVDVKTYCQVSEASWCYRNQVWSLSLTTGEHWTGDKIWIATGCKLDVKQDPLLSEVMKEFPIQVIDGWPCITESLQWTEECPLYLMGQYAALQVGPHAVNLAGGQAASMRIAKDIIGRHQQKGGQAVELSGQKPKTEEYIQQMRGLFWL